CAAAACTACAAAAGAAAATTTCCcccaaggaaggaaaagattcCAAACATTCCAAGAACAAAAGCTATCTATAAACACTACTTTCTAAATGTCAGTCATCTGTTTTTCCTGGAAGGACCCTAATACCACTTATAACATGTTTTCAACCTGTTGTAATAAGAATTCTGACTAAAATTTGGCACAAACGGGGAAATGGCCCCATGCCAAACATACATTCTTATATCTTTCAGCTGCTTCAGACCATTTGCTGCTTAAAACCTCTATGACCGAGTCGATTTTGAATTTTTACTCATGAAAATATCCCATAGACTGATTTATAACAGCTGAGGTATAATTATCTGTGAACAATGAAAGGGCCCAGtcctctcctctctgcccctaTTCATTCAATATGTGTGTGAAATTACTATGGACTCTAAATGACATGCCGTTCTACAATCTGAAGGCTCTAGTCCtccatttttttaacctttaaccTCAAATAAAAACATAAGACAGGCTTCTACCACACCATTGTCTGAAAACTGATTCACTTTCAAATCATGTCaaagagtcacagaattttagagttggaagtgacctgtACGACATCAAGACTGGGACTTTGTTTCCTCGTCTATCAAATGATATGAAGAAATCTGTCAAAATCTCCatcattggtggaattgtgaaaagGTCAAATCATTctttaaagcaatttggaatggcATAAAAGTCACTAAACATTACATTTCCTTTGACCCAGCTGTGCCACTTCTAGGCCTacaccccaaggagatcaaagaaagaggaaaaggtcctagctagataaaaatatttgtagaagctctttttgtggtagaaaaaaagtggaaaataagAGGGTGTCCATCAGTTAGGAAACAAACTGTTGTACAGGCATgttatagaatactattgttttgtaagaaatgatggggggaaagataatttcaaagagatTCATGCAAGATGAAATGAGCCAAACcagaataatttatattatataaaaatatttttaaatgaataattttgaaagacttaataactgATCAACTAAGTAATCAAACATAATTTCAAAAGACTGATGGAGAAGAATGCTACTCATCTCCTGGCAGAGAAATACTGGATTAATATGCAGAACAAGAAATTCATTTTTAGATGTGACCTTGTAGGAATGTTTTGCTTAACCATGTTTATGTAATATAAGGGgtcctttcttgcttccttccttccttccttcttttcttccttcgtATTCAGTAGGTAGGAGAAAGTGGGAGAAGGTCACTTACACCTCTAAATTTGTGGTCCTATGACCtcagccatctggtccaacccatccCTAAGCAAGAATCTCCCCATGCTACAACATGTAGGACAAGCAGTCACCTAACTTTTGCCTGAAGACGCTCAAAAAGGGGAAAACTGTCTACCTTGAAATCTAATTTTGGATAGCTCTGTTAGCAAGCTTTTCTCAAAATTAACTTTAAATATACTTCTTTTGAACTTCCACCCATTTCCTAGTTCTGTCAACTAGAACCAAACagagcaaatctaatccctcttccgcATGACAGCTTCTGAGATCTAtttcattgttgtttagtcaattagttgtgtctgactcttcttgaccccatttgggtttttcttggcaaagatactggagtggttcaccatttccttctccagttcattttacagatgagaaaactgagatctaaATTATACTCCTAAGTCTTCTCTCATGCAtgctcctgattccaagctcctGTGTGAACATCTGCTTGGGCAAACTCCAAGCAGAAAACATTCAGTTGGAATAAGTGGGGGGACTTCTGAAGAAAGACGCATAGAAAGTAGAGATTCCAGAGGAGATGACAAACAGGTAACAAAGCAATGcccttttttctctctgcctccaaggCTACTGACCCATTCTCTCCTTCCAACTCCCTTTACCTGTTCAGATTGCTTTTTCCAACAGGAGAATCTGCATTCCATAGAACCTAAGGTACCACATATTGATCAGCATCTACGGAAATACTAGGAAGAAACAATTCTCTGCAACTGttaactatttacaaaaaaaaatgagttctgcTTCTTCACCAATTATCATTTCTCTGCAGATAACTCTCACATTCCTTTGTCCAGCACTAACAACTTTCTCAACTCTCAGTCTCAATTCTCCAACTATTAGACACCTGGACCTGGATGGATGTCCCATAGacgtcttaaactcaacatgttcacaactgaattcattatctttcccatcaAATACTTCCCTCCCCCTAATTTACCTAATTCTTTTTAAGGGTACCCACATCCAATGAGTCAAGCCAAGTCTTTTaaatgcttacaatgtgccaggcactatgctatgtgctgggaatacaagcagaagcagaaagaaaaaccatcccagccctaaaggagcttacattataatgggaaaaggagacaaaaaaaagagctgaaaagaggtaggggagaggaaaaggagggagtaCTTTTCTGGGACATGATAAAGAGTAactgaagagggaaaggaatacaGACGTGCTAGTCTGGAagtccttaaaatggaggttctgggaggaactagCCAATCAGAGAAAGAAGTTGCAGTGGTAGAAGGTACTTCCAATATGAGAAATCCAGGGGTGAAATGAACTTTCAGGTTGCAGAGTTTTCTGTGACATAGTTGGGAAAGTCCAGAGAGGCAGGAATGCATCCTGCAGAGGAATGAAGACCAGTTACTCCAGACACTCAAGTTTCCAACGTGTCATCCCCAAGACTCCTCACCCTCTCTCACCACCTACCCCGCCACAGCCAATCAGTTGTTGtgttgtcatttctaccttcctacCATCTCTGGTATACACCCATTTCTCCCCTTTGACACCGCTACCACCATGGATTACTTGTagcagcctgctggttggtctccttgccattggtttctccccattccaatccatctgctaagctgtcaaattgatcttaaaacacaagtctgaccatattaTCCCTCTATCAGTAAACTTCAGTGAATCCGTATCacctttaggataaaatggaaaatccTCTGGGTTTTAAAGCCCTCCTATCCtggccccctcttacctttccattcttcttataccttattcccttccacatGAGGTAATCTGTGATGCAGAGacgctggcctccttgctgttcctcccacaagACATTCCGTCTCTCAATCCACACCTGAAGGGAAAACCTGTTTGGaagaacctgccagagcttgtctTCTGCAGACATAGTCTTCTAGCCCCCAGGGTTACCTGAACCATGTGGAATCTGAGGATTTCAGGGAGGATAATTTATTAATTACCAGGGTTTAAAGAAAGGCAGAATGACATACTGTATGGAAAATGACCTTAGAATGTaaaagaagaccagggttcatggGCTGAGGCTTTTTGACCCATCCTGTATGTCCCTGGACAATTATTTTAATCTCCCAGTGCTTCTctctaaattgcagaaaaggtggTGATTTTCATTGCTAGAGAAAGCTCCTCTGGGTGAGCTCcttgcactgatgaaatcataggtcacaTCAAAAACATCATCACACACAGGTTTTAAGACAAGGACTGCACAGTGAGCAGCAATAAATATATTTGTTGCTTAAGGAAGTCCAACCAAATCCTGTCTGAGAATGACGCTGGACCCTGATTGCATTCCCACATCAAGACTGCCTTCATTCAGGCCTAGGAAATATTTTCCCATGTCTCCCACAGCATATTGTTGTACTTCTCATCTCTGTCATGGTAACAAAACTGTATTCCAGATCGCTAATTTACACATTCGAGGGGCTTAATAATTATAAAGGCACTGgctcctctcctccctgccccgcccccaccccagctaCAGATGTATGCatgttttcatatcttttttcccTGCCAACCCAAAATTGGAACTGGATCTGGGATTCTGTCCAGCTTTGGGTAGAAGTCGCCATAGATCATCTCAACTTTCTGCGTGAGGAAATAAAACGTAGATTTTGGAAAAAATGGGCGTAGGGCAGATAGATTGCCTAGGCAGGGCAACACATTGGAAGacactgggagtcagaagacctggcttccgTTGTGCAAGGGTGGCAAAGTCTCTCAACCTCTTGAGCctattttttatctgtaaaataggtatagTAATAATAGCCCTGATACATGTGCTTCCTGGTTGTTTTGAGGtacattcaaatgaaataatatatgctaCAGTTCGGGAGGGTTTTTTTGGTACATGGAAAGTGCTCTATAAAAGGATTAATAGTAGGTAAGTTTCCTATATCTAGCCCAGCAAAACCAACTGCAGTGTGGGCCATTTCTATACTCTCCCCCAGAAACACGAAAAAGGAACAGGAAGGGACTGGGATTAGCTCTGCCTAAGAACATCCAGCTTCCTTTGTTTTGCTGTATATTCCCCTACCCCCAGATTAGACCACCATAGTATTGTTACGTTGGCTAATACTGTATACAATATACAGCTTGTTCCTTACCCAAAGATAAGAGAACAAACCTGCTTTTCCTGGAGGTCAGGGCACCCTAAGGGGTTAGAGAAAGTTGACGGCATTCCCCAGCCCCTCTGGGTCATCACGCAAACCTACGAAAACGAAATGTCTTTAAATTAAAAGTTTAAGTTCTTTCTGCAACAAACGAAGTGCAGGATGTCACTTGGACGCAATAACCAAGACGCACCCACACCGCCCCTCGTGGGGTGGCGGTGGGCAACTGCACCAACTcctggtactttttttttctgaccagGGCAGCAACTTTGGTCTTCTCACTTTCTGTTGCACCCTACACAAACACACCCCAAAGTGGGCCCTGGTGAAAACTACTTTTCAAAGACTTCCTCTTCCTCGGAGCGCTCCGAGCCGGCCGACTTTGGGCCGCGAGCAAGAAACCTCGGTCGATTTTATCTAAACTAGAGAAAATTGCCATTTCCGAAAAGAAAGGAAACGGctcacatgcatgcatgcaagcAAGCCCCGCTGGCTCCCGGCCCCAGCCCCTGGTTCGCTAGCTCGAAGCCTGCCTCCGCTGGGAAGCGGCGGAGCCAGCCTTCACCACGCCCAGTATTGCGCGCAGGGCCCCCGCAGCGCCGCGCTCCGCCCCGCCCCGCGTCCATCTCGCCCTCCTCGGCTCTTCCCGCCCCTCCCGCCCTCGGCAGGTTCTTCGACTGGCCTCGTTACCCGCCCCCTTCCCGGCTCGGGGGCTCCCGGCCCCTATTTGGTCATCCGGGGAGAGCACCGAGCGAGCGAGGCAGCCAGCGCGTAGGCAGCGCAGCGCGCAGAAGGAACGCAAAGGTCCACGTTGCGGGCTCCGCTCAACGCCCGGGGAGCGAGGACCGGCGTTGGCCGCAACCTCCGTGCAGATCCCGCGCCGCTCTCTGTTCCCCCAGGCCGGCCGGCCTGCCTCCCTCGGAACAATGAGACTCTCCGCGGTAGCGACTCCGGCTCCCGTGCTTGTGGCTGCGCTGCAGGTGCTATTGCTCTTGGAAGCTGCGCACAGCGTATCACCGAGTAAGTAGAGCAACCCTCAAAACGGGGACCCCCGGACGGCCAGAGCCCGGGGGGAGGGGGCGTCTCACTAGCCGAAAGTTGGGACCTCACTTGTTCGAGCAAGTTCGGCATCTGGCAGTGTTCTGGGTGCCGAGGTTACCCGTCCCCGAACTCTGAGAGCAAAACTGGGAACCGGGGGAGTGTTGTAGGAGAGGATGGAAATTGGGGTTCCGAAAGAACCGGCCGGACCTGCCTCTTCGGCCAGTTGTTGATAAATTGTACCGAACGCGGCTGCATGGCTTCTCCCgtccaatgggggtgggggttttCACCGACCGGATCGAGGTTTGGGGAGCAGATGGATGCGATCAAAGTTACGACttgagattagaaggaaaggaaagcttTGTAGCGTTTGATCCCGGTTAGTGCTTGCCGGAGGATTGGTCTGAGGCGCACATTTGGAAACGAGAAGAAGTAGATTTGGAAATGCTAGACGTGTTGCTTGCCCAGTTTTATGATGTGCGAGGAGGGATTAGGCTCTCCATATccttactttattttgtttttctcggTAAGTAATAACGAGCCAAGCCATTTGCAGTTTAAGGAATGGTAAGGCTAGGTGTTAAGAAAAATAATCCAGCTTAAAAGTGAGATTTCAGGAGTCTCTGGGAAACTGCTGTCTTCAGTTCAACGATATGCCCAGACACCTTTTCATCAGCGTGGTTTAAGTAAAGTAAGTCGCTTCCTGCCCCTCTGTGCCACACAGATATCTTGTCTTAGGGAGCATTTGCTGTTGTGAGTTCTTTTTTCTCCTATGGCTACAACCCTGAGATAATGAAAAATATCCCTGGGTCCGGCAGAAATGAAAGCCCAATTCGTTCTGATATTTCTCCACTGTTTATGGTGGTGTTTTCGCTGTTGTtctctaaagattttttttacctATTTCCTGCTTAGTGTTTGAGGGTACTGCAGTCCAATACTGCGTTGCAAATTCTGTCTGCTCTTTGCCAACCACTGTAGGACTTTTGATTTACTGGGGAATGAGTCATCTAACCCAAATGCCATGGCACCGATCAGGAAACTAACAAAAACtaccttaaaataaaaatgttaagtcCTCTTAGCCGctcttcaaagaaaaaattttgtttacatttttgttgGTTCTCCAAAGCCAAAGTTTAGTGGAGAGAGAGGGTTTGCAAAATTGCCAAGACAGTTTAGGCAGAAACACCTGCCTTTGCTCAAATTATCTCAGTGAATCAGACAAAATGGACGTGTTGCCTGAATTTGGCAGATAACTGTGAGTTGGTAGACCTGGATTATTTAAAGTAGGGATGAGGTTTATTGTCACCCCTGTCCAGGCCCTTCATACTTTTCTTTAATTCATCAAGCACttaatcataaaagaaaattgctaCGTCTGTTGTGCAACTTTGCCTAGGACCAAGTCTTCTGAATACTCAAGATCTCTGTCGTTTTGGTGTACAAGTAAACTTTTGTACCATTTCTGCAGTCCTGCTCTTACTCATCTAAGTAAGGGGTTCTGCTCTCCATTTGTTTAGCCTGGTAGGGTATACTTGTTCTCTCTGAACACTGGCAGTCATGTTCCACCACAAAATCAGCATGAACTTGCAGTTAGGGCTATTTTCAAAGTACGATGCTATTTCCAAAGGCACTGCCATGGCCTTAGTCACGTTGAGAGCTCTGGTCACTCCTGAATATATAGAGTACAGGTAAGAATTGTAAAGAGATATAATACAGAATATTCATCTTTCggatcctttttaattttttttttttatttttctaaaatcacctaCAATTTTTTAAGCAGTTTTATATATGTCTGTAGACTCATGCTAGGAGGCTAAATGGTTTGGCTGATTTGACAAATACAGCAGAACCTACACATTCAGAAAGGTGCTGCCTCCTTCAGAGTAGTGATTTGGGAAGTCTTCTTCAAAGACTTTTACAAAAATTTGTTCTAATTGATAAACAAAACACCTACCTCTGGCATCACTTGATAGGTCCTCCCAGGTCTGCTTTTCCtgtcttattttatattattacaaTACCTTTAAACACTATACATTTCAGTTCAGCTGAGTTATGGGTCCTTGATCTTATCTAGCTTACTCTTGTTTCTTTACATTTGTCTATTctacacccccctccccccagtgtcTGACGTGGCCTTCTTTCATATCTGTCACTGCaaaaatccttcctttccctccagaTTCaagtgcctctgtttccttccttcctttcctctttccttctttcatctctccttcccttccttccacattttttattttgctatcaTTTGTGTATAGTTGTATCTATATCGATGGATTTATTCTAAACTGTAAACTTAGAGAGCAGAGAATAGGTGTGTGAAGTTAGACCCCACAACCAAGCTTAGGAATCATAAGTACTTTAcaggtggaaggaaccttagaaatcatctaatctaatcccatcattctccagatgaggaatgTGAGGCCCAATCCTGGTATATGATAATGAGTTTGGAGACGTAGATAAGTTTTCACAAAAAATGCCAGACCGGCTAATTTTTGAGATGATGGGATTTTATCATTTAACATTTTAACTCATATAAGCGGGGTTGGGCAAACAGGGCAAACAAGATAAAAGGGATTCAAGGCAAAGGAAACTCAGAAGACTCAGTCCTCGAGGCCTTCCGGccttaggaagaaaggaagaaaggttgTGGTCATTTATGGTCCTTCTGAAAGACTGCCCTTGAATTTGGCACGTGGAAGTTTCACCAAGCTCTCTCCCTCGTGGATGTGTAGGACACTGGAGTCCTTTGTTTCCTCCATACCAGGACGGCTTGTCAAGGTAACAGAAAGTCATGAGTTTATGGGCGTTGCAGTTTCTTAATCTAAATCTTTTGATTGGTTTCTCCAGTGTAACTATCCAGACCTAGACAGGTAGGACTCAGCCGTTGATGCCCCAGCTGTACAAGTATGAGACTAGTTGTAAAAGTTTCATGCCTTCCCTTTTACTGGGACACTGGGGCATTTGGCATCTGAAAGCGACACTTGTGGAGATAGCCACGTTCTTCcagtcttctctttccttccttccttccttcctccacaacgcatggcctcagttttcttggtgAAGTAGGAGGCTTCTCTGTGCTGAGAGGCAGCTAGGAATAGATGGTTAAAGGGAATGAGAGGTTTTGGAGTGGTCGTTGCAGGGAGCTTCAGAAGGAGTAAACCATGAAAGTAAAAGAATTTCGGAAATCTGCGTAGAAGCGAGGGCCCAGTGAAATTGTGTAGAGCAGATTTGTAGTGGATCGCATGCTGCTGTTTGACTTGATTCAGAGACTGTCATTAGTGGATGAGTAGGATTGGGTAggttctttctgggcttcatttaCCCTCCATAAAATGAATGGTCCCTTTCTGTATTTAACAGCAGTAGGATGAGTGGCTGGTGATCATAATTTTGCTGCATAAAAGATGGAGCCCTGGACTTAAACTTGGTTTTGAAAATGAGTTTGGCACTGActcactgtgtaaccttgggcagagCCTTTTTCTCTGTACCTCACTGTTTTCATCCATACAGTGAGGTTGGGGGGGCTGTCTTCagtgtcctgatctatatcttgccactggatccataTGGTTccggaggaaaaagtgaggctggtgaccttgcacagcccttcctcacttaaatccaattcacttgcaagtcatggcatcatcttccggatgtcatggtcctctttgagaacgaaggacaaactaTAATAACAACAAGGTTGGGATAaaatgatcactaaggtccctttctgctctaacaATCAGTAGagtgcccagaacatagtaggtgcttaataaatgcttattgattcttttttttttaatcctgtagAATTACCTATAGACCTGGTAACACGTTATTTTGAAGTCTCagtagatttggggtcagagaacttggattcaaatccagaccctCCTGCATAACTATCTGAGTGACCTTAGGCTTTACCtatctggggcctcagtttcttcacctgtaaaataagaatgcTGAATTAGATCACCACCTCTAATTCTGTGGTTCTGTCATGATCGTACGGTGgcaaatcttttttctttgaggGTGGATTTAGTTTTTGGAAACATTCCAGTCATTCAGCTCCAGGTTTGATGGATAACCTGCATGATATTGTCTCTGATCAAAAACATTGTATTAGATAATTGTGTGTAAGGTTACAAGACCAGTGTTGTCTTGTGGCCTATATGATATCTCTGAAGGCCCTTCTTCCACAGGGGGAGTTCCATAAATGTTTGGGGAAATGGCAGCATCATCAGAATATGTATATAGCTTCCAGGGGTGACGGGCAGATAGATAACACCTCTTTGTGGATGTGTCACATTTCACATATTTAATAAAGCAAATAACctttaagtgcctgttatgtgcaagacactgtgatAGGTGTCTTTCAGGCAatgctctttttctcttctaaactGAAAGGGCTTACAAAATTTAGCAAACATAAGATCCAGACTTCACCTGGTGGATCAGTGCTGGATAGttagctctgtgattctggataaatcaattaatttctctacctcggttttctcatctgtaaaatgtagattatAAAATGCTACTTATCTCATGGGGTTGTTtcaaggaaagcactttgtaaaccttaagccATATCAGGATTAGCtgtaaaaataatattaacatcATAGAAAcctttaaaatttcttaaatGAAAGAAGATAAGCTAAATATGAGAAGGGTTGTTCTGACAGTTATCTAAAGAGGATTTGTATGGAATCTTGGAATCTTTTCTTAGTAAGTCGCACGCTTCCCATCTTACTGCCATTCCTCGGTCTGTTG
This Trichosurus vulpecula isolate mTriVul1 chromosome 2, mTriVul1.pri, whole genome shotgun sequence DNA region includes the following protein-coding sequences:
- the TMEM123 gene encoding porimin codes for the protein MNKEHAEENDEDEVSSENNQFSIALQRQNGSNFGLLTFCCTLHKHTPKWALVKTTFQRLPLPRSAPSRPTLGREQETSLEACLRWEAAEPAFTTPSIARRAPAAPRSAPPRVHLALLGSSRPSRPRQVLRLASLPAPFPARGLPAPIWSSGESTERARQPARRQRSAQKERKGPRCGLRSTPGERGPALAATSVQIPRRSLFPQAGRPASLGTMRLSAVATPAPVLVAALQVLLLLEAAHSVSPNTTQTNQTIPETPKVTTNNTDIESNLTSSTTKPVTLPPSTSASTSKTTETPHATTKISTPGPNSTVKPLATTRSTPQITTAHSASKSSAATASNSTMTTTATLATATANINAQISRGSKFDIGSFVGGIVLTLGVLSILYIGCKTYYSRGIRYRTIDEHDAII